Genomic window (Streptomyces sp. RerS4):
TGACACCGAAGACGAAGGCGGCCGGCGCCGGCAGCGGCCTGGTGGAGATGGCCTGGGACCCGATCACCCGGATCGTGGGCAGCCTGGGCATCCACACGAAGATCGACTTCAAGCAGAAGCGGGTCGCGGAGTGCTACAGCACCTCGTCGGTCTTCCGCGGCTACAGCGTCTTCATGCGCGGCAAGGACCCGCGCGACGCGCACTTCATCACCAGCCGCATCTGCGGCATCTGCGGCGACAATCACGCGACATGCTCCGTCTACACGCAGAACATGGCCTACGGGGTCAAGCCGCCCCACCTCGCCGAGTGGATCATCAACCTCGGCGAGTCGGCGGAGTACATGTTCGACCACAACATCTTCCAGGAGAACCTGGTCGGGGTCGACTACTGCGAGAAGATGGTCCGCGAGACCAACCCCGGCGTCCTGGAGAAGGCCGAGCGCACCCCCGCCCCACACGCCGACGACCACGGCTACAAGACCATCGCCGACATCATGCGCTCCCTCAACCCCATCGAGGGCGACTTCTACCGCGAGGCGCTCCAAGTGAGCCGCTACACACGGGAGATGTTCTGTCTGATGGAGGGGCGACACGTGCATCCCTCCACGCTCTACCCGGGCGGCGTCGGCACGATCGCCTCCGTCCAGCTCTTCACGGACTACATGAGCCGCCTCATGCGGTACTGCGAGTTCATGAAGCGCGTCGTCCCGCTCCACGACGACCTCTTCGACTTCTTCTACGAGGCCCTTCCCGGCTACGAGGAGGTCGGCCGGCGTCGCGTGCTGCTCGGCTGCTGGGGCGCCCTCAACGACCCCGAGTACTGCGACTTCACGTACGCCAACATGGCCGACTGGGGCCGGAAGATGTTCGTCACCCCGGGCGTGATCGTCGACGGCAAACTGGTCACCAACGACCTCACGAAGATCAACCTCGGCATCCGGATCCTGCTCGGAAGCTCGTACTACGACGACTGGGAGGGCAAGGAGCAGTTCGTCACGCACGACCCGCTCGGCAACCCGGTCGATCCGCGGCACCCCTGGAACCAGCACACCATCCCCGCCCCGCAGAAACGGGACTTCGACGACAAGTACAGCTGGGTCATGTCGCCGCGCTGGTTCGACGGCAAGGAGCACCTCGCCCTCGACACCGGCGGCGGCCCCATCGCCCGTCTGTGGTCCACCGCCCTGTCCGGACTGGTGAACACCGACTACGTGCAGGCCACCGGGCACAGCGTGGTCATCACCCTGCCGCGCACGATGACGAAGCCCGAGACGCGCTTCGAGTGGAAGATCCCGCAGTGGAGCAACGCCCTGGAGCGCAACCGTGCCCGGACCTACTTCCAGGCGTACGCGGCGGCGATCGCCCTGCACTGCGCCGAGAAGGGGCTCGCCGAGGTACGCGCCGGACGCACCCAGACCTGGGAGAAGTTCGAGGTCCCGGACGAGTCCGTCGGGGTCGGCTTCACGGAGGCGGTGCGCGGCGTCCTGTCGCACCACATGGTGATCCGCGACGGCAGGATCGCCAACTACCATCCGTACCCGCCGACTCCGTGGAACGCCAGCGTCCGCGACTCCTACGGCACGCCGGGACCGTACGAGGACGCCGTACAGAACACCCCGATCTTCGA
Coding sequences:
- a CDS encoding nickel-dependent hydrogenase large subunit, encoding MTPKTKAAGAGSGLVEMAWDPITRIVGSLGIHTKIDFKQKRVAECYSTSSVFRGYSVFMRGKDPRDAHFITSRICGICGDNHATCSVYTQNMAYGVKPPHLAEWIINLGESAEYMFDHNIFQENLVGVDYCEKMVRETNPGVLEKAERTPAPHADDHGYKTIADIMRSLNPIEGDFYREALQVSRYTREMFCLMEGRHVHPSTLYPGGVGTIASVQLFTDYMSRLMRYCEFMKRVVPLHDDLFDFFYEALPGYEEVGRRRVLLGCWGALNDPEYCDFTYANMADWGRKMFVTPGVIVDGKLVTNDLTKINLGIRILLGSSYYDDWEGKEQFVTHDPLGNPVDPRHPWNQHTIPAPQKRDFDDKYSWVMSPRWFDGKEHLALDTGGGPIARLWSTALSGLVNTDYVQATGHSVVITLPRTMTKPETRFEWKIPQWSNALERNRARTYFQAYAAAIALHCAEKGLAEVRAGRTQTWEKFEVPDESVGVGFTEAVRGVLSHHMVIRDGRIANYHPYPPTPWNASVRDSYGTPGPYEDAVQNTPIFEENSPENFKGIDIMRTVRSFDPCLPCGVHMYVGGGKTVKTLHVPTGLSGLGG